A window of Fictibacillus halophilus contains these coding sequences:
- the mltG gene encoding endolytic transglycosylase MltG — MNSNAKRVLIIFSILIAFCVGWIIYEVSPPEETAEKAFVIKENSDFKTISKNLNNNEFIKSPILFNFYATLTGKKSKVVAGEHTIKQGSGYKEILQDLSTLKNETEAIEVIIPEGLTVIEIADRLNKAGIVDRNQFIKTARLWETLTDKQQEQLGINNKVKKSNTKFAMEGLLFPDTYYFEKNMKADVVIHQMTERLIKETTEITIKTDQTPYEMITLASIIEKEALLNEEKRKIAGVFVNRLEEGKKLQSCSTVQYLLEKPKATLRRKDIKIKSPYNTYINKGLPPGPISSPDLSSLKAAANPEEHDYYYFVAKQDGTWSHFFSKTYKEHRKYTQLSGNY; from the coding sequence TTGAACTCAAATGCAAAAAGAGTTTTGATTATTTTCAGTATCCTCATCGCTTTTTGTGTAGGGTGGATCATATATGAAGTTTCACCCCCTGAGGAAACGGCAGAGAAGGCTTTTGTTATAAAAGAAAACAGTGATTTTAAAACAATATCAAAGAATTTGAATAATAATGAATTTATTAAAAGTCCAATTTTATTTAACTTTTATGCAACTCTTACAGGAAAGAAAAGTAAAGTTGTAGCAGGAGAACACACGATTAAACAAGGAAGTGGTTATAAAGAGATCTTGCAAGATCTATCTACTCTGAAAAATGAAACAGAAGCGATCGAAGTGATCATTCCAGAAGGGCTGACTGTTATAGAGATTGCAGATCGATTAAACAAAGCGGGAATTGTAGATCGAAACCAATTTATAAAAACAGCAAGATTATGGGAAACACTAACTGATAAACAACAAGAACAATTAGGTATTAATAATAAAGTAAAGAAATCAAATACAAAGTTTGCTATGGAAGGACTTCTTTTTCCAGACACTTATTATTTTGAAAAGAATATGAAAGCTGACGTAGTCATTCATCAAATGACGGAAAGACTTATCAAAGAAACGACAGAAATAACAATTAAAACCGATCAAACACCTTATGAAATGATAACATTAGCGTCGATTATCGAGAAGGAAGCACTTTTGAATGAAGAGAAGCGTAAAATCGCTGGTGTTTTTGTGAATAGATTAGAAGAAGGTAAGAAGCTGCAATCATGCTCTACCGTTCAATATTTGCTTGAAAAACCAAAAGCAACATTAAGAAGAAAAGACATCAAAATTAAAAGTCCTTACAATACGTATATCAATAAAGGATTGCCGCCAGGCCCGATTTCTAGTCCAGATCTCTCCTCATTAAAAGCTGCAGCGAATCCCGAAGAGCATGACTATTATTACTTTGTTGCAAAACAGGATGGCACATGGAGTCATTTCTTTTCAAAAACGTATAAAGAACATAGAAAATATACTCAATTGAGTGGAAATTATTAA
- a CDS encoding DUF84 family protein — protein sequence MKIGIGSSNPAKIKAAQPFIAYFKDSELVSYSSDSLVSAQPFSDEETKIGAINRAKDCVKQGAEIGIGFEGGVMEMEDGMYLCNWGAVADHDGNVYSAAGARILLPSLIVTGLKQGKELGTLMGEFTKDPEIRKKDGAIGVFTSGMLSRSEMFLHISTILLGQYIYSLNK from the coding sequence ATGAAAATTGGAATTGGATCATCAAACCCCGCAAAAATTAAAGCCGCTCAGCCTTTTATAGCGTATTTTAAGGATTCTGAACTCGTATCTTACTCTTCTGATTCATTAGTCTCAGCACAGCCTTTTTCTGATGAGGAAACCAAAATCGGAGCTATCAACCGGGCAAAAGATTGTGTGAAGCAAGGAGCTGAAATCGGCATTGGTTTTGAAGGCGGAGTAATGGAGATGGAAGATGGCATGTATTTGTGCAACTGGGGAGCGGTGGCGGATCACGATGGCAACGTCTATTCAGCTGCAGGAGCTCGTATTCTGCTTCCGTCGTTGATCGTAACAGGTCTGAAGCAGGGTAAGGAACTCGGAACATTGATGGGTGAGTTCACAAAGGACCCTGAGATCAGAAAAAAGGATGGAGCGATAGGTGTCTTCACCAGTGGCATGCTATCTCGGAGTGAGATGTTTTTGCATATTTCAACGATCCTATTAGGGCAATATATATATAGCTTAAACAAATAA
- a CDS encoding M42 family metallopeptidase, protein MNKETLDLFKTLTELPGAPGFERDVRKFVRKEIEPVSDEIIQDGLGSIFGVKKGNGPKIMVAGHMDEVGFMVTKVTKNGMLKFQELGGWWSQVLLAQRVNIYTDKGDVITGIIGSTPPHLLSEDQRNRPMGIKNMYIDIGADNDQEVHNLGVRPGQQIVPICPFTPMANPKKIMAKAWDNRYGVGLAIELLKELKDETLPNELYSGATVQEEVGLRGSKTAANLIQPDLFFALDASPANDMMGDKSEFGQLGKGALLRILDRTMVTHRGMREYILDTAETHKIPYQYFISQGGTDAGSVHISGNGVPSAVIGICSRYIHTHASMIHVDDYAAAKELLIKLVKTADETTLRTILENS, encoded by the coding sequence ATGAATAAAGAAACACTCGACTTGTTTAAAACATTGACTGAATTGCCGGGCGCGCCAGGCTTTGAAAGAGATGTTCGTAAGTTTGTCCGAAAAGAGATCGAACCTGTATCGGATGAAATTATTCAAGATGGTCTTGGCAGCATCTTTGGTGTCAAAAAAGGGAATGGTCCAAAGATTATGGTAGCGGGGCACATGGATGAAGTTGGTTTCATGGTTACGAAGGTTACGAAAAACGGTATGCTAAAATTTCAAGAGTTGGGTGGCTGGTGGAGCCAAGTTCTATTAGCTCAACGTGTAAATATTTACACAGATAAAGGTGATGTTATTACTGGTATAATCGGCTCAACTCCACCTCATCTTCTTTCTGAAGATCAGCGTAACAGACCGATGGGTATTAAGAATATGTACATAGATATTGGTGCAGATAACGATCAAGAAGTTCATAACCTGGGTGTAAGACCTGGGCAGCAAATCGTTCCGATCTGTCCGTTTACACCGATGGCCAATCCGAAGAAAATCATGGCGAAAGCATGGGATAATCGTTATGGTGTGGGATTAGCGATTGAACTATTAAAAGAATTAAAGGATGAAACGTTGCCTAACGAATTGTATAGCGGTGCTACGGTTCAAGAAGAAGTAGGGCTTAGAGGGTCCAAAACAGCAGCGAACTTAATTCAACCTGATCTATTCTTCGCATTAGATGCAAGTCCAGCGAATGACATGATGGGGGATAAGAGTGAGTTCGGTCAACTTGGAAAAGGTGCGTTGTTAAGAATTTTAGATAGAACGATGGTAACTCATCGTGGTATGAGAGAATATATCCTAGACACTGCTGAAACGCATAAGATTCCCTACCAATATTTCATCTCACAAGGTGGAACAGATGCTGGCAGTGTACACATCTCTGGAAACGGTGTGCCTTCTGCGGTGATCGGAATCTGTTCACGTTATATTCACACACATGCTTCTATGATACATGTTGATGATTATGCTGCTGCAAAAGAATTGCTTATCAAACTTGTTAAAACAGCAGATGAAACTACATTAAGAACAATCTTAGAAAATAGCTGA
- the queC gene encoding 7-cyano-7-deazaguanine synthase QueC: MNKKAVIVLSGGLDSTTCMGIAKAEGYDLYPITFHYGQRHNREVEQAIEVGKYYGVADHRIVDLTFLKDIGGSALTDEKVEVPTEAEEGIPVTYVPARNMIFLSLASAYAEVIGATAVYTGVSAVDYSGYPDCRPEFIQSMEETINLATKAGVTGKNISVETPLISLSKKETIEKGLSLEVPYDLTTSCYNGKEAACGQCDSCVLRLKGFKEAGAIDPITYEI, encoded by the coding sequence ATGAATAAAAAAGCGGTTATTGTTTTAAGCGGAGGACTTGATAGTACAACTTGCATGGGGATCGCAAAAGCGGAGGGATATGACCTGTACCCGATCACTTTTCACTATGGGCAACGTCATAATCGAGAAGTTGAGCAAGCGATTGAAGTCGGTAAGTATTATGGTGTAGCAGATCATAGAATTGTCGATCTTACCTTCTTGAAAGATATTGGTGGAAGTGCACTAACCGATGAAAAGGTAGAAGTTCCAACTGAGGCAGAAGAAGGGATCCCTGTAACCTATGTACCTGCTAGAAACATGATTTTCTTATCACTCGCAAGCGCTTATGCTGAAGTAATCGGAGCTACCGCTGTTTATACAGGTGTTTCAGCGGTCGACTATAGCGGCTATCCAGATTGCCGTCCAGAATTCATTCAGAGTATGGAAGAAACGATCAACCTAGCAACAAAAGCAGGTGTTACAGGAAAAAACATTTCAGTTGAAACACCATTGATCTCTTTATCTAAAAAGGAAACGATTGAAAAAGGTCTTTCTCTTGAAGTGCCATATGATCTAACAACTTCTTGCTACAATGGAAAAGAAGCAGCATGCGGACAATGTGACAGCTGTGTTTTACGTTTGAAAGGTTTTAAAGAAGCTGGAGCAATCGATCCGATCACTTACGAAATCTAG